The Sulfurihydrogenibium sp. YO3AOP1 genome has a window encoding:
- a CDS encoding DUF2892 domain-containing protein, with protein MALWDALIRILVGSILVLLGVEKGGIFVIATFVGVVLILTAITGFCLIYKIAGISSKGEPTQA; from the coding sequence ATGGCATTATGGGATGCACTTATAAGAATTTTAGTAGGTTCAATACTTGTACTTCTTGGAGTTGAAAAAGGTGGCATATTTGTAATTGCAACATTTGTTGGTGTTGTATTAATATTAACAGCAATCACCGGATTTTGTTTGATATATAAGATAGCCGGTATATCTTCTAAGGGAGAGCCTACGCAAGCTTGA
- the mltG gene encoding endolytic transglycosylase MltG, with product MKRLIIAISLISLIFLGLSSLFFYKKDVNVEVNIEKGLKTIEIAQKLEDENVILNKYLFVILAFIKNQTLKSGLYDFKGKYSVIDVYEKIVKGEIKQKYFTIIPGEDLIDIANKLEKEGIVKKEEFLKYVFDEKNVRKYGLVGSSFEGYFPPESYAISEKETVETLIKKFLKVFEKRYLPYKQKVESKDYSAFYKKNISFYEAMIIASMIENEAYYEGEKPIIAGVIFNRLKSNMRLQIDPTVIYALKLAGSWDGTLNKSDLVIDSPFNTYKVKGLPPTPICSFTISSLEAVLNPIKSNYYYYVLSKDRKRHIFSEDYESHLKNIKENLK from the coding sequence ATGAAGCGACTAATTATAGCTATTAGTCTAATATCTTTAATTTTCTTAGGACTTTCATCTTTATTTTTTTACAAAAAAGATGTAAATGTAGAAGTTAACATTGAAAAAGGTCTAAAAACCATAGAGATTGCACAAAAACTTGAAGATGAGAATGTAATATTAAATAAATATCTTTTTGTCATTTTAGCATTCATAAAAAATCAAACATTAAAATCTGGATTGTATGATTTTAAAGGAAAGTACTCTGTAATAGATGTTTATGAAAAGATTGTAAAAGGAGAGATTAAGCAAAAGTACTTTACTATCATCCCTGGGGAGGACTTGATAGATATTGCAAACAAACTTGAAAAAGAAGGGATAGTTAAAAAGGAGGAATTTTTAAAGTATGTATTTGATGAAAAAAATGTCAGAAAATATGGACTTGTAGGAAGTTCTTTTGAAGGCTACTTTCCACCGGAGAGCTACGCGATTTCAGAAAAAGAAACTGTTGAAACATTGATAAAAAAGTTTTTAAAAGTCTTTGAAAAAAGGTATTTGCCTTACAAACAAAAAGTAGAAAGCAAAGACTATTCAGCGTTTTATAAGAAAAATATATCTTTTTATGAAGCAATGATAATCGCATCTATGATAGAAAATGAAGCATACTACGAAGGAGAAAAGCCAATCATAGCCGGAGTTATTTTTAACAGATTAAAATCCAATATGAGACTTCAGATTGACCCAACTGTTATTTATGCTTTAAAACTTGCCGGCAGTTGGGATGGAACGCTAAATAAAAGTGATTTGGTTATAGATTCTCCATTCAATACTTATAAAGTCAAAGGTCTTCCACCAACTCCAATTTGTAGTTTTACAATCTCTTCGTTAGAAGCCGTGTTAAATCCAATCAAATCCAACTATTACTATTATGTTT
- the ruvX gene encoding Holliday junction resolvase RuvX: MSRILGLDIGLKRIGVAVSDPFGVTATPLEFILNDEKVFEKINDLIKNYKISKIVIGLPLTLKGEEGEQARYTKEFVENLKNHIPQDIEIIFVDERFTSSLAEKTLLQTKKKNKKEKIDSLSAVFILQTYLDRLSFSNEATNYSY; the protein is encoded by the coding sequence TTGAGTAGAATTTTAGGTCTTGATATAGGATTAAAAAGGATTGGTGTTGCTGTAAGCGATCCGTTCGGAGTTACAGCAACGCCTCTTGAGTTTATTCTAAACGACGAAAAAGTATTTGAAAAAATCAATGATTTAATAAAAAATTATAAAATCTCAAAAATAGTTATTGGACTACCATTAACGCTAAAAGGTGAAGAAGGAGAGCAAGCAAGATATACAAAAGAGTTTGTCGAAAATCTAAAAAATCACATTCCACAAGATATAGAAATAATCTTTGTAGATGAAAGGTTTACATCATCCTTAGCAGAAAAAACATTATTACAAACAAAAAAGAAAAACAAAAAAGAAAAAATAGACAGCTTGTCTGCAGTTTTTATACTTCAAACATATCTTGACAGGTTATCTTTTAGCAATGAAGCGACTAATTATAGCTATTAG